In Thermomonas paludicola, the following are encoded in one genomic region:
- a CDS encoding ribokinase, with amino-acid sequence MSTARVFVAGSFNVDHVWRVATLPVAGATLGGDYAFGPGGKGFNQAIAARRAGADTRFVCALGDDPAAQLARTLCANDGIDLQATIAQVPTGTAGIYVDAAGRNCIVIGSGANAALQADAVARSLQGIGTGDVVLAQLESPLDTVAQALQTGRAAGAIAMLNPAPANAAIDRAMLGRVDILTPNETEFSALLVRHVGERIDADLVSGIDQQRLHALCRELVPDGTVIITLGSSGCFVSHADATLRGDTQACYRISAESAQVVDTTGAGDAFNGALAASLAQLPDAAFIEHVRFANRYAAHSTEQAGAALAMPYLAAL; translated from the coding sequence ATGAGCACGGCCCGCGTCTTCGTCGCCGGCTCGTTCAACGTCGATCACGTCTGGCGCGTGGCGACCTTGCCGGTGGCCGGCGCCACGCTGGGCGGCGACTATGCGTTCGGGCCCGGCGGCAAGGGGTTCAACCAGGCCATTGCCGCGCGGCGCGCGGGCGCGGACACCCGCTTCGTGTGCGCGCTGGGCGATGACCCCGCCGCGCAGCTGGCGCGCACGCTATGCGCGAACGATGGCATCGACCTGCAGGCCACCATCGCCCAAGTGCCGACCGGCACCGCCGGCATCTACGTCGATGCCGCGGGTCGCAACTGCATCGTGATCGGCAGTGGTGCCAACGCGGCACTGCAGGCGGACGCCGTCGCGAGATCGCTGCAAGGCATTGGCACCGGCGACGTGGTGTTGGCGCAGCTGGAATCGCCGCTGGACACGGTGGCGCAGGCACTGCAGACGGGGCGTGCAGCCGGCGCGATCGCCATGCTCAACCCGGCGCCGGCCAATGCCGCCATCGACCGCGCGATGCTGGGCCGCGTGGACATCCTCACGCCCAACGAAACCGAATTCTCCGCACTGCTGGTGCGTCACGTGGGCGAACGCATCGATGCCGACCTGGTCTCCGGCATCGACCAGCAGCGTTTGCACGCGCTGTGCCGTGAACTGGTTCCGGACGGCACGGTCATCATCACGCTGGGCTCCAGTGGCTGCTTCGTCTCGCATGCCGACGCCACCCTGCGCGGCGACACCCAGGCTTGCTATCGCATTTCGGCGGAATCCGCGCAGGTGGTGGACACCACCGGCGCCGGCGATGCCTTCAACGGCGCCCTGGCGGCATCGCTGGCGCAGCTGCCAGACGCTGCCTTCATCGAGCATGTGCGCTTCGCAAACCGTTATGCGGCGCACTCCACCGAGCAGGCCGGCGCGGCGCTGGCCATGCCTTACCTGGCAGCCCTCTGA